A portion of the Gossypium arboreum isolate Shixiya-1 chromosome 8, ASM2569848v2, whole genome shotgun sequence genome contains these proteins:
- the LOC108465300 gene encoding vacuolar protein sorting-associated protein 41 homolog — MSLFPSDNGAEGEDERDEEEEDDVEDEEEEEEEEEEEPRLKYQRMGGSIPSFLSNEAASCIAVAERMIALGTYDGTIHILDFLGNQVKAFAAHSAAVNELSFDKEGEYIGSCSDDGSVVINSLFTDEKLKFEYYRPMKAIALDPDYARKSSRRFVAGGLAGHLYFNTKKWLGYKDQVLHSGEGPIHAVKWRTSLVAWANNVGVKVYDAANDQRITFIERPRCSPHPEVLLPHLVWQDDTLLVIGWGTSVKIAAIRTNLNNGANGTYRHVTMSNMNQVDIVASFQTSYFISGIAPFGDALVLLAYIPSEEDGENGFSSTIPSRQGSAQRPEVRVVTWNNDELATDALPVHGFEHYKAKDYSLAHSPFSGSSYAGGQWAAGDEPIYYIVSPKDVVIAKPRDAEDHIAWLLQHGRHAKALAAAEAGQGRSELLDEVGSKYLDHLIVERKYTEAASLCPKLLRGSATAWERWIFHFAHLRQLPVLVPYIPTENPRLRDTAYEVALVALATNPAFHMDLLSTVKSWLPVIYSALPVISAIEPQLNTSSMTDALKEALAELYVVNGQYEKAFSLYADLMKPDIFDFIERHNLHDSIREKVVQLMMLDCKHAVSLLIQNRDLITPSEVVSQLLSSGNNCDSRYFLHLYLHSLFEVNPHAGKDYHDMQVELYAEYDPKMLLPFLRSSQHYTLEKAYEICVRRDLLKEQVFILGRMGNSKQALAVIINELGDIEEAVEFVSMQHDDDLWEELIQQCLHKPEMVGVLLEHTVGNLDPLYIVNIVPNGLEIPRLRDRLVKIITDYRTETSLRHGCNDILKADCVDLLVKYYKEARRAVYLSNEEDDTRSKRDASGASLPIEKTSSVRNMVVKSKTRGGGRCCLCFDPFSIQNVSVIVFFCCHAYHTTCLTDSTDSNSNKKGTGPTSQEPYGYDNDDDEDEEDDQAGDPRLRCILCTTAAS; from the exons ATGTCTCTGTTTCCATCGGATAACGGCGCCGAAGGTGAAGACGAGCGagacgaagaagaagaagatgacgtTGAAGATGaagaagaggaagaggaagaagaagaagaagagccgAGGCTTAAGTATCAAAGAATGGGAGGAAGCATACCTTCTTTTCTATCTAACGAAGCTGCGTCGTGTATCGCCGTCGCCGAACGCATGATCGCACTCGGAACGTACGACGGAACTATTCATATCCTCGACTTTTTGGGAAATCAg GTTAAGGCATTTGCTGCTCATTCAGCTGCAGTGAATGAGCTTAGTTTTGATAAAGAAGGTGAATATATAGGAAGCTGTTCTGATGATGGTTCTGTTGTAATAAATAGTCTTTTCACCGACGAGAAATTGAAATTTGAATATTATCGTCCTATGAAAGCAATTGCTCTTGATCCTGATTATGCAAGAAAATCATCTAGGAGATTCGTAGCTGGTGGCTTGGCAGGTCACTTATATTTTAATACCAAAAAGTGGCTTGGCTATAAGGATCAG GTTTTGCACTCGGGCGAAGGACCAATCCATGCTGTAAAATGGCGTACAAGTCTCGTTGCTTGGGCTAATAATGTAGGTGTAAAAGTTTACGATGCTGCAAATGATCAGCGGATTACATTTATAGAAAGACCAAGATGCAGTCCTCATCCTGAAGTTTTGCTTCCTCATTTGGTTTGGCAG GATGATACTTTATTGGTGATTGGTTGGGGAACCTCTGTCAAGATTGCAGCAATAAGAACAAACTTGAATAATGGAGCCAATGGAACATATAGGCATGTTACAATGTCTAACATGAACCAAGTAGATATTGTTGCATCTTTTCAGACTAGCTATTTCATATCAGGAATTGCTCCTTTTGGTGATGCTTTGGTTCTTCTAGCTTATATTCCTAGTGAAGAAGACGGAGAGAATGGATTTAGTAGCACAATACCATCACGACAG GGTAGTGCACAGAGACCAGAGGTACGTGTAGTAACTTGGAACAATGATGAACTGGCAACAGATGCCCTACCTGTGCATGGCTTTGAGCACTACAAAGCAAAAGATTATTCCTTGGCGCATTCTCCCTTCTCAG GAAGCAGTTATGCTGGTGGACAGTGGGCTGCTGGTGATGAACCAATCTATTACATAGTATCACCAAAGGATGTTGTCATAGCAAAACCCAG GGATGCAGAGGATCACATTGCATGGCTTCTTCAGCATGGTCGGCATGCAAAAGCCTTAGCAGCAGCTGAGGCTGGTCAGGGACGGAGTGAACTCCTTGATGAG GTGGGATCAAAATACCTAGATCACTTGATTGTTGAAAGGAAATATACTGAGGCTGCATCCTTGTGTCCCAAATTGTTGCGAGGATCTGCTACAGCTTGGGAAAG ATGGATATTTCATTTTGCTCATCTCCGCCAGCTTCCTGTATTGGTTCCATATATACCTACTGAAAACCCAAGGCTGCGTGATACTGCTTATGAG GTTGCACTTGTGGCCCTGGCAACAAATCCAGCCTTTCATATGGATCTATTATCAACTGTTAAATCTTGGCTACCTGTCATTTATTCTGCATTACCTGTTATTTCTGCGATAGAGCCACAGTTAAATACTTCATCAATGACTGATGCCCTCAAAGAG GCACTTGCAGAGTTATATGTTGTTAATGGGCAGTATGAGAAAGCTTTTTCACTCTATGCTGAT CTCATGAAGCCTGATATATTTGACTTCATTGAAAGGCACAACTTACATGATTCCATTCGTGAAAAG GTTGTCCAGTTGATGATGCTAGATTGTAAGCATGCTGTTTCTTTGTTGATCCAAAATAGGGACTTGATTACACCATCTGAAGTTGTTTCACAACTTTTGAGTTCTGGAAATAATTGTGATTCAAGATATTTCTTGCATTTATATCTGCATTCATTATTTGAAGTCAACCCACATGCTGGAAAGGATTATCATGATATGCAG GTAGAGCTTTATGCTGAATATGATCCAAAGATGCTACTTCCTTTTCTTCGCAGTAGCCAACATTACACACTGGAGAAG GCATATGAAATCTGTGTCAGAAGAGATCTTTTGAAGGAACAAGTATTCATCCTCGGAAGAATGGGAAATTCAAAACAAGCTCTTGCGGTCATCATAAATGAATTAGGAGATATAGAAGAG GCTGTAGAATTTGTGAGCATGCAGCATGATGATGATCTTTGGGAAGAGTTGATTCAGCAATGCCTCCACAAACCCGAAATG GTGGGTGTCTTATTGGAACACACTGTTGGCAATCTTGATCCTCTCTATATTGTAAACATAGTACCCAATGGCCTAGAGATTCCTCG gCTTAGGGATCGTCTAGTAAAAATTATAACAGATTACAGAACCGAAACTTCGCTTAGACATGGGTGCAATGATATTCTCAAG GCTGATTGTGTTGATCTGTTGGTTAAATACTACAAAGAAGCGAGACGTGCAGTTTACTTGAGCAATGAAGAAGACGATACTCGATCCAAGAGGGATGCAAGTGGAGCCTCTTTACCAATAGAGAAAACATCTAGCGTGAGAAACATGGTGGTTAAGTCTAAAACTAGAGGGGGTGGAAGATGTTGTTTGTGTTTCGATCCTTTCTCGATACAAAATGTATCGGTCATTGTGTTCTTTTGTTGTCATGCTTATCACACTACTTGCTTGACGGACTCTACTGACAGTAATAGCAACAAAAAAGGGACCGGACCGACTTCACAAGAGCCATACGGTTATGACAATGATGATGATGAGGATGAAGAAGACGACCAGGCCGGTGACCCCCGACTGCGATGTATTCTATGTACCACGGCGGCAAGTTGA